A single Hylaeus volcanicus isolate JK05 unplaced genomic scaffold, UHH_iyHylVolc1.0_haploid 12221, whole genome shotgun sequence DNA region contains:
- the LOC128883513 gene encoding uncharacterized protein LOC128883513 isoform X3 encodes MSFWLGVAYYLDEKTIPDNMLMYTMSVNVKDSNFSLSNEDVKKDSNDFVGDSVYVSSDMMRHCYQIIEMAKYQIEKRKNSPDDSKHNQTCISKRECLNGFCATNLSSKSHSKTFDREDIPLNKNKILQDSVSLEFHFGAPLIALGFYPYAQQYALYVLNATLVDKGIQPCHNTCNTIPFTNFYRERKQVDSLSGLVDNFLDFIEQPLHSLDPLVFDIHHEFWDENYFPLSNNELPNTGERLNDELFLHYVETKAQEVGASLHPFVFSPPNVLRDAFLVHNLECSEQFLDRNIQDIFLAFVRRYQDLIAAVCGLKRRQEMKEILKLGQNEEGLVSKGVQNDMVCQKAKEYIPSDVRFTELRREDTVEENVLILSRKKTRARPRHEKSLGDAEKRSCRLSDGAATLNKEASLYEELVLFLLSSILDVSRKPKVIPKMPLSIPLKKIQFGTSEIDELLGVNKSPKFTCGGTVSLPHEDVWEPLEDVVLQRLVQLFRYPSVTSPMLIKNENNTLETTCSNMGEKTLISCSYWDINWDLVASQMNSALVPLNRARTVSMCRKRWKEWCQVTLDREQEAYSSSPQENETNIVSKLSDEKKKKYLVNQVLTSYLSASTDTSLDIIPSYPAPPRVVLVSPLPFISQRLQKLQETYEETCYNVSLKHSSNFFSFYDDTWRDKSRKKKTPDSLNETMSNSDNESLWNLSDGTDSSNSYDFNETHSLEEFAFIKDKATLDFKEDIKNDNKTGSEELCDATFKMIHKKKHTESGKNEPKLSFITCINPHVSDHGLVNTLDAFLKKSYSKSFNSSILLEGFGTPNNGNVSLFTCVFNFLYEIKENSSSDHPTTVHHILNSIFTNEYLQILQDLALMQTESVHGRHVAESNRLLKMWQAEIIANTLSEAVASHLEVLELRRLGGILECYGESMRNRSIMNSKILQLFVGDNLFEKHIRSVCETLTPSDELDVKNISNKLDTPNNRMPIFELLRKYNINITRDLLPFHKSQIALYKTKKEIEKCHINQAFWNTNINKGLLHIYDMISNNKRKSVKVSQDFLNQETFRLISALNRNCITNMTLNIKEISGIKHPFTLLLEFVELFLKKIGILLRLQKQACSPKLFQSNYCFDLESAEISEEQSTLTFYWSQLSQTPTLPELLKSFLVVKKPVLPDVDLRESQLWLCRTCCSSPCVPQTLLGGLSNSSLSHPPKQEVKEGHTNPSRTPLHVSNVWPSSNTISVPLDKVSRFNNMSVPSTFVPSSNSQIYRASTMPNTPLNSCLQKVSQGIIDPKHSQAILNENMMYCNGSGMPLTIQDNFLYKNNMKMVPTNEYMSYFGSNIPITNNAPLTKYSRKLEQSQINSAPVQKFVVRPSTTRRGTGSLATAVFRQPVPKYSVAPILAPYSPFNWEASNNIRNCNEEPSVYWKPTLKHSAPSNFSMSTQPQNSANQTNMIPGLGNLPFTSCNPLPHGDKGPINEFLLPNVSNTGGQFFSNYYDQNTKQDELRSWIPETNTLTNRKMPSNGNNKRPLEAVACTSNSLQRSHSIGEKQELEVGVEGPSAAAKSNFDSSFKQLHHRSKHPIGFQPVVGNNVYQRDASCGPMHQMLQRHQNVNKDISHFTQSTEKANDIGNQASFSKSSVHNNSRPLLMTGERHKNNTLSCIGDPQHISSQGDSSLVETMTPLRDSAHKDSCKPYISDGTQQTSSSNLVGCSSNTSHTWNTLDNVDTSLSKQINNDKLSQMTNITSDTNSALYDANSSGVSQNSESFNYQKSGSISNSPHTLNSKLSENINQVNVKNSQKNINRSVAITPVCRSLSPTNQVSCQTFTSVRISDVNPPNVYSENFIDSTPNQQFQTKNPSFNNTSSSDSLEIDSTIGERTNSRLSFSEIQTAQQNSARPQQPRQQLLQQQQMLLHQKQQPQKAQNANQQFQAQQSHQQTNVSQQQLQQQQSHQHLQKSQFQQLIHQQQQFQQKQSQQSYQQIQLQQHLQSQHGQPQHLLQPQQMQLPQPMQQQQMQQPQQMQQPQQMQQPQQMQQQQMQQQQMQQQQMQQQQMQQQQMQQQQMQQQQMQQQQMQQQQMQQQQMQQQQMQQHKQPDQQLLQMQRQQQLLQMQRQQQQVLLQQQLHQHLQPQQQQQLTSNPLFQQHLQQQLQLQQQQFQIQQQRLYQQQLQLQKFPSVSQIKEDPNSSRQSFQPSSMLYQQTQQKPLLPSNVYQQGRRPIANLQHIYPFPKVSSQTTQNFQQMPPAPYSNLPQFHGRVLFDKNGCDDHFKHDHNIIGEGIITPVNIQNLQQNINSYGGTKDSLHHSSNLKNT; translated from the exons ATGTCTTTCTGGTTGGGTGTAGCTTATTATTTAGATGAAAAAACGATTCCGGACAATATGCTTATGTATACAATGAGCGTCAATGTGAAAGATTCAAATTTCTCATTATCAAATGAAGACGTAAAAAAAGACAGTAACGATTTTGTTGGAGACTCGGTGTATGTGTCTTCCGACATGATGCGCCATTGTTATCAAATTATCGAAATGGCTAAGTATCagatagaaaaaagaaaaaactcaCCTG ATGATTCAAAACATAATCAAACCTGTATATCCAAGAGAGAATGTTtaaatggtttctgtgcaACAAATTTATCTTCGAAAAGCCATTCAAAGACTTTTGATAGAGAAGACATTcctttgaacaaaaataaaattttacaagatTCCGTGTcgttagaatttcattttggtGCCCCTCTTATAGCTTTAGGATTCTATCCCTATGCACAACAATATGCTCTTTATGTCTTGAACGCTACACTTGTAGATAAAGGCATTCAACCTTGTCATAACACGTGCAACACTATTCCGTTCACTAATTTTTATag agaaagaaaacaagtcGATTCTTTGTCTGGTTTAGttgataattttttagattttatagAGCAGCCGCTTCATTCACTAGATCCGTTAGTTTTCGATATCCATCATGAGTTTTGGGATGAGAACT attttccaTTAAGTAATAATGAATTACCAAATACCGGTGAACGATTAAACGACGAATTATTTCTTCACTATGTTGAAACAAAAGCTCAAGAAGTTGGCGCCAGTCTTCATCCATTTGTTTTTTCACCACCAAACGTGTTACGTGATGCTTTTTTAGTTCATAACTTAG AGTGTTCTGAACAATTTCTGGATCGAAATATCCAAGATATATTTCTAGCTTTTGTTCGTCGTTATCAAGACTTAATTGCAGCTGTTTGTGGGTTAAAACGTCGACAGGAAAtgaaggaaatattaaaactagGACAGAATGAAGAGGGATTGGTGTCAAAAGGTGTTCAGAATGATATGGTTTGTCAGAAAGCCAAGGAGTACATTCCTAGTGATGTACGTTTTACA GAATTGCGTCGCGAAGACACTGTTGAAGAGAATGTATTGATTTTGTCACGCAAAAAAACACGAGCAAGGCCCCGACATGAGAAAAGTCTTGGAGATGCCGAAAAACGGTCTTGTCGATTATCTGACGGCGCTGCAACCCTCAATAAAGAAGCTTCTTTGTATGAAGaacttgttttgtttcttttatcttcCATTTTAGATGTTTCACGAAAACCAAAAGTCATTCCTAAAATGCCTCTTTctattcctttaaaaaaaatccaatttg GAACCTCTGAAATTGATGAGTTATTGGGAGTTAACAAAAGCCCTAAATTCACCTGCGGTGGAACAGTTTCATTGCCTCATGAGGATGTTTGGGAGCCATTGGAGGATGTTGTTCTGCAACGTTTAGTTCaa TTGTTTCGTTACCCCTCTGTTACATCCCCAAtgcttataaaaaatgaaaataatacgtTGGAAACAACTTGCTCAAATATGGGAGAGAAAACGCTGATATCTTGCAGCTATTGGGATATCAACTGGGATTTGGTCGCGTCTCAAATGAATTCTGCATTAG TTCCGTTAAACCGAGCGCGGACGGTATCGATGTGTCGAAAACGGTGGAAAGAGTGGTGCCAAGTTACATTAGATAGGGAGCAGGAAGCGTACAGTTCCTCACCGcaagaaaatgaaaccaaTATAGTCTCAAAATTAtctgatgaaaaaaaaaaaaaatatttg GTCAATCAAGTTTTAACATCATATCTTTCTGCATCAACTGACACATCTTTGGATATAATTCCTTCGTATCCAGCGCCCCCTAGAGTTGTTTTAGTCTCTCCCTTACCATTTATATCGCAaaggttacaaaaattacaagaaacaTACGAAGAAACATGTTACAAC gtatctttaaaacattcttcaaattttttttctttttatgatgATACATGGCGTGATAAGagcagaaaaaagaaaacacccGATAGTCTGAATGAAACCATGAGTAACTCAGATAACGAATCACTGTGGAACTTGTCGGATGGAACAGACTCATCAAACAGTtacgattttaatgaaacacacTCACTCGAAGAGTTTGCATTTATAAAAGACAAAGCTACTCTAGATTTCAAAGAAGACATTAAGAATGATAATAAAACTGGTTCTGAAGAATTATGTGACGCG ACGTTTAAAATGATCCATAAGAAAAAACATACGGAAAGTGGCAAAAACGAGCCAAAATTGTCATTTATAACCTGTATAAATCCTCATGTATCCGACCACGGATTAGTGAACACACTGgatgcttttttaaaaaaatcatactCAAAGTCCTTTAACTCAAGTATATTACTTGAAGGATTCGGTACACCTAATAACGGTAACGTTTCATTGTTTACTTGTGTGTTTAATTTcttgtatgaaataaaagagaattcgTCTTCTGATCACCCTACAACCGTTCATCACATTCTAAACTCCATTTTTACTAATGAGTATCTACAGATTCTACAAGATTTGGCTCTCATGCAGACCGAAAGTGTGCATGGAAGACATGTTGCGGAAAGCAACCGACTTTTGAAAATGTGGCAGGCAGAAATTATTGCTAATACATTATCAGAGGCAGTTGCAAGCCATTTGGAAGTATTAGAGCTTCGTCGCTTAGGAGGTATTTTAGAGTGTTACGGAGAGTCTATGAGAAATAGATCAATAATGAATTCAAA AATATTGCAATTATTTGTTGGAGATAATCTTTTTGAAAAGCATATTCGTTCAGTGTGTGAAACCTTAACACCGTCTGATGAATTagatgttaaaaatatttcaaataaattggaTACTCCTAATAATAGAATGCCTATATTTGAGTTACTCCGgaagtataatataaatattacgagAGATTTATTACCATTTCATAAATCGCAGATAGCTTTATATAAAACg aaaaaagaaattgaaaagtgcCACATTAATCAAGCTTTTTGGAATACAAACATAAACAAGGgtttgttacatatttacgATATGATATCTAACAATAAGCGAAAG AGTGTTAAAGTATCTCAAGATTTTCTAAACCAAGAAACCTTTCGTTTGATATCAG ctTTAAATCGTAATTGTATAACGAACATGACGttaaatataaaggaaatttctGGAATAAAACACCCCTTTACATTACTA CTAGAATTCgtcgaactatttttaaaaaaaattgggaTTTTACTACGTCTCCAAAAGCAAGCTTGTAGTCCTAAATTATTTCAGTCTAATTATTGCTTTGATTTG GAGTCGGCGGAAATATCTGAAGAACAAAGCACCCTAACTTTCTACTGGTCTCAATTGTCACAAACTCCAACGCTTcctgaattattaaaatcatttcttgTAGTTAAAAAACCTGTTTTACCA GATGTAGACCTGCGGGAATCCCAACTATGGTTGTGTCGTACGTGTTGCTCAAGTCCATGTGTTCCACAGACATTGCTAGGAGGCTTAAGTAACTCATCATTAAGTCATCCTCCAAAACAAGAAGTTAAAGAAGGGCATACTAATCCGAGTAGAACGCCACTACATGTCTCGAATGTATGGCCGTCTTCAAATACAATATCTGTACCTCTAGATAAAGTATcaagatttaataatatgagtgTCCCATCGACATTTGTTCCGTCATCCAACTCTCAAATATATCGAGCGTCTACGATGCCAAATACTCCTCTTAATAGTTGTCTTCAGAAAGTATCTCAAGGGATCATTGATCCAAAACATTCGCAAGCAATCTTGAATGAAAACATGATGTATTGCAACGGTTCTGGAATGCCGCTTACTATTCAAGAtaactttttgtataaaaacaatatgaaaatgGTTCCCACTAATGAATATATGAGTTATTTTGGATCCAACATTCCTATAACAAACAACGCTCCGCTAACAAAATACTCTAGAAAATTGGAACAATCACAAATTAATTCGGCTCCTGTGCAAAAATTTGTGGTGCGGCCCTCCACAACACGGCGGGGAACCGGATCACTTGCCACTGCAGTATTTCGTCAACCTGTTCCAAAATATTCTGTTGCCCCTATCCTGGCACCATATTCGCCTTTTAACTGGGAAGCTAGCAATAACATTCGAAATTGTAATGAAGAACCGTCTGTTTATTGGAAGCCTACGCTCAAGCACTCCGCTCCATCTAATTTTTCTATGTCTACACAACCGCAGAATTCAGCAAATCAAACAAACATGATACCTGGGCTCGGTAACTTGCCGTTTACGTCATGTAACCCATTACCGCATGGAGACAAAGGACCAAtcaatgaatttcttttacccAACGTGTCTAATACTGGAggacaatttttttccaactATTATGACCAAAATACAAAACAGGATGAATTACGAAGTTGGATTCCCGAAACAAATACTTTGACAAATA gaaaaatgcCTTCTAACGGGAATAATAAAAGACCATTAGAAGCTGTTGCCTGTACAAGCAATAGCTTACAACGGAGTCATAGTATAGGGGAAAAGCAAGAATTAGAAGTAGGAGTTGAGGGACCTTCTGCTGCGGCTAAGAGTAATTTTGATTCATCATTTAAACAATTGCACCACCGTAGTAAACATCCAATAGGTTTTCAGCCAGTTGTTGGAAATAACGTCTATCAACGTGACGCTTCATGTGGCCCTATGCATCAAATGCTCCAAAGACATCAGAATGTTAATAAGGATATTAGTCATTTTACACAATCTACAGAGAAAGCTAACGATATTGGAAATCAAGcttctttttctaaatcttCTGTACATAATAATAGTCGACCATTGTTAATGACGGGAGAAAgacacaaaaataatacattatcatGTATTGGAGATCCTCAACATATAAGTTCTCAGGGTGACAGTTCACTAGTTGAAACTATGACACCACTACGTGATTCGGCACATAAAGATTCCTGTAAACCATATATATCAGATGGAACGCAGCAAACGTCTTCGTCTAATTTAGTTGGTTGTTCCTCAAATACGAGTCATACATGGAACACACTCGACAATGTAGACACATCCTTAAGTAAACAAATCAACAATGATAAGTTGTCTCAAATGACAAATATAACAAGCGACACAAACTCAGCTCTCTATGACGCTAATAGTAGTGGAGTGAGCCAAAATAGCGAAAGTTTTAATTACCAGAAATCTGGCAGTATTTCGAATTCTCCTCATACTCTTAACTCTAAATtatcagaaaatataaatcaggttaatgttaaaaattcgcAGAAAAACATTAACCGAAGTGTAGCAATAACACCTGTATGCCGTTCCTTATCACCTACAAACCAAGTCTCGTGTCAAACTTTCACGTCTGTTCGGATTTCCGATGTGAATCCACCAAACgtttattctgaaaatttcattgattcAACACCAAACCAACAATTTCAAACTAAAAATCCTAGTTTTAACAACACATCTTCCAGTGACTCTCTTGAAATAGATTCAACAATCGGAGAAAGAACAAATTCTCGATTGtctttttctgaaattcaaaCTGCGCAACAAAATAGTGCACGTCCACAGCAGCCCCGGCAACAGTTGCTTCAGCAACAACAAATGCTACTACATCAAAAACAGCAACCACAAAAAGCGCAAAATGCAAATCAACAGTTTCAAGCACAGCAGTCACACCAACAAACCAACGTATCACAGCAACAACTTCAGCAACAGCAATCACACCAGCATTTGCAAAAGTCGCAATTCCAACAACTTATACACCAACAGCAACAGTTTCAGCAGAAGCAGTCACAACAATCCTATCAACAAATACAACTGCAGCAGCACTTGCAGTCTCAGCATGGACAACCCCAACACCTGTTGCAGCCTCAACAAATGCAGTTGCCTCAGCCAATGCAACAGCAGCAAATGCAACAGCCTCAGCAAATGCAACAACCTCAACAAATGCAACAGCCTCAACAAATGCAACAACAGCAAATGCAACAGCAGCAAATGCAACAACAGCAAATGCAACAGCAGCAAATGCAACAACAGCAAATGCAACAGCAGCAAATGCAACAACAGCAAATGCAACAGCAGCAAATGCAACAGCAGCAAATGCAACAACAGCAAATGCAACAACAGCAAATGCAACAGCATAAACAACCAGATCAGCAATTGTTACAGATGCAGCGTCAGCAACAGCTTCTACAAATGCAACGACAGCAGCAACAAGTTTTATTACAGCAGCAATTACATCAACATTTGCAGccacagcaacagcaacaactgACATCAAATCCATTATTTCAGCAACACTTACAACAACAACTGCAGCTTCAAcaacaacaatttcaaatacaacAACAACGATTGTACCAGCAACAACTTCAACTACAAAAGTTTCCTTctgtttctcaaattaaagaaGATCCAAATTCGAGTCGCCAATCATTTCAACCATCCTCGATGCTTTACCAGCAAACACAGCAAAAACCACTACTTCCTAGCAATGTATATCAGCAAGGTCGACGACCAATCGCAAATCTGCAACATATATACCCGTTTCCAAAGGTATCGTCCCAGACAACTCAAAACTTTCAACAAATGCCGCCGGCTCCCTATAGTAATTTACCGCAATTCCATGGAAGAGTACTTTTTGACAAAAATGGATGCGACGATCATTTTAAACACGACCATAATATAATAGGTGAAGGTATTATTACACCagtgaatattcaaaatttgcaaCAGAATATTAATTCTTATGGTGGCACAAAGGATTCTTTACATCAttcaagcaatttaaaaaacactTAA